A single window of bacterium DNA harbors:
- a CDS encoding glycosyltransferase family 39 protein yields the protein MDHVEQAVTVAAVRRLPVAALHVNQGIILAGILAVAAAFRFAFLGHNSVWFDEAYVVRISLFPLHAIPALLRAAEFHPPLFYVLMKAWIGVAGFREAAIRVPSACFSVLAAGLTYAVARRVASEPVGLLSALLVGLSPFAVMAGQDAKMYALLGALTLVSMLALSESIERDRTMQWGAYVLATTLMVYTHYLGFLVVLAQGIWVVWFERAHLRRWLAAVLVIAIFFAPWGPSFWSQITRTPPGGWGEHTSLLDVSQLLGLYAFGGSLVGMPSFFFKNTTLGPFEQGLLLLPFIAVVWRGIRAFAPEGRRLAFLGLPLIVPIGVTFAVSLNKPLFEARWFSFLLPFYAMLLARGIIEVAEHFRDHHREIAAGLAAGLLLYSVPVFTRYYGDPHFRPYQWREAATLVQSRARPGDLFVYGDYQNELAFTYYFGATPAEVLLLPKQDIPGIRRLAARYPRLWMIVAPPMSEATVDQTLEGLRGAYTTVGRSGFSGRGVFPVIYLLAASPPAR from the coding sequence ATGGACCATGTCGAGCAGGCGGTGACCGTTGCGGCAGTCCGCCGTCTCCCGGTAGCCGCCCTTCACGTCAATCAGGGGATCATCCTCGCCGGCATCCTCGCCGTGGCGGCCGCATTCCGGTTTGCGTTCCTCGGCCACAACAGCGTGTGGTTTGACGAAGCCTACGTGGTCAGGATCTCGCTGTTCCCGCTTCATGCGATCCCGGCGCTGCTCCGGGCCGCGGAGTTCCATCCGCCGCTGTTCTATGTTCTGATGAAGGCCTGGATCGGCGTGGCCGGGTTCAGGGAGGCGGCGATTCGGGTCCCCTCCGCCTGTTTCAGTGTCCTGGCTGCCGGCCTGACCTACGCGGTCGCACGCCGCGTCGCCTCCGAGCCGGTCGGTCTCCTGAGCGCGCTCCTCGTCGGGCTCTCACCGTTTGCGGTCATGGCCGGTCAGGACGCGAAAATGTACGCGCTGCTCGGCGCGCTGACCCTCGTGTCCATGCTGGCCCTATCCGAGAGCATCGAGCGCGATCGGACAATGCAGTGGGGCGCGTACGTCCTCGCGACCACGCTCATGGTCTACACGCACTATCTCGGCTTTCTCGTCGTGCTCGCGCAGGGGATCTGGGTGGTGTGGTTCGAACGCGCTCACCTGCGGAGGTGGCTCGCCGCCGTATTGGTCATCGCGATATTCTTCGCGCCGTGGGGGCCGTCGTTCTGGAGCCAGATCACGAGAACGCCGCCGGGCGGGTGGGGAGAGCACACCTCGCTCCTCGATGTGAGCCAGCTCCTCGGGCTGTACGCGTTCGGAGGATCGCTCGTGGGCATGCCGAGTTTCTTCTTCAAGAATACGACGCTCGGGCCATTCGAGCAGGGCCTTCTGCTCCTCCCGTTCATCGCCGTCGTCTGGCGAGGGATCCGGGCATTCGCGCCGGAAGGACGGAGGCTAGCGTTCTTGGGGCTGCCGTTGATCGTGCCGATCGGCGTGACGTTCGCCGTATCATTGAACAAGCCGCTGTTCGAGGCTCGGTGGTTTTCGTTTCTGCTCCCGTTCTACGCCATGCTGCTCGCCCGCGGCATCATCGAGGTGGCGGAGCACTTTCGCGATCATCACCGCGAGATCGCGGCGGGGCTCGCGGCCGGCCTCCTCCTGTACAGCGTCCCGGTGTTCACCCGCTACTATGGTGATCCACACTTTCGCCCCTACCAGTGGCGGGAGGCGGCGACGCTGGTGCAGAGCCGGGCCAGACCTGGGGATCTCTTCGTGTACGGGGATTATCAGAACGAACTAGCGTTCACGTACTACTTTGGCGCCACCCCCGCGGAGGTGCTCCTGCTGCCCAAGCAGGATATTCCTGGCATCCGACGGTTGGCGGCGCGCTACCCGAGGCTGTGGATGATCGTCGCTCCTCCAATGAGCGAAGCCACGGTCGATCAAACCCTCGAGGGCCTTCGGGGTGCGTACACGACCGTGGGCCGGAGCGGGTTCAGTGGACGGGGAGTGTTTCCGGTCATTTACCTCTT